TTTGctcttcctctatctttcttctcctcatccttctcttcctcctccttctcctcctcctcctcctcctcctcctcctcccttcttctttcttccttcttccttctcttccttctcctggCTGTGGCTCCTCACTCAAAAGATTAAatacggaaaaaaaagaaaagaaaaccacGTTCTCTTTGATCTCGGCCTCCGTGCGAGCTCTGCGCTTGATTTTTCCACGACGAACGGGCCACCGATGTCCCGGGAGCAGGCGAAAGGGAAATGATCGACGTCGGATCGCGAGTAAAGGAACTTTACTACGACTTTAGGCTTAATGTGTTCAataaggagaaataaaaaggagggAAAGGGGAGAGGGGGAGGGCGTTGAGGAGGGAAACGAAAATGGCAAAATCAGCGGACGTGCATAAGGGCGAACGAcgggagaagggaaaaaacaaGAACGAGTAATTGAATCGAAGGGTGggggaaatatatatatagatacacacacataaatatgtatgtatgtatatgtgtgtatatgtatatatataaaatgtttacagAGAGGCACGTTCGTCGAGTAGCACGCTGAGTATACGgttcagaaaaaaagaaaaaagaaaaaaaaaagaagaaaagaaaaaagaacaggagAAATCGGTAAAATGAGAGGAACAAAGGTGAGTGTGAGAGCGCGAAAAAAGGCGGGAAAGGAAGGGTGAGAGAGACGGGataggagggagggagagaaagagaaagagagagaggaaaaatgagagtagaagggagggagggagggttCGTAAGGGAAAGAGTGAATGAGAGTGAAAGTGAGagtatatgaaaaagaatgagtgaatgaagagagagagagagagagagagagagagagagagagaaatagagaaagaaaaagagagaatcgaaGAGGacgttaaaattaaatattgtataaaaaaaaagtagtaagTGCCttccaaacaaaaaaaaaaaaagaagaaaagaaaaaagatatttaaagtGTCCCGTAGACCGTGACCACttgtaaatgaagaaaagtcATTCGAAATTTCGCGTCACTGAATGAAATCGTTTGTGGGTTAAAGAAACGAGGAACAGACAGAAGAAAAGgcaacaaagagagagaaaaaataagaaaggaagaaaggaacgtTCGTAAGGATattgcgtaaaaaaaaaatgaaagaaaaaaagtgaaaaaaaaaagggaaaaaagaaaacacgaagAAACATATGACGcactcctctcctcttttgTCTTTGTTCGAACGACCATTcgattgttaaataaaaaaaggaataaaaagaaaaacaaaaaaaaaataaaaaaatatctaacaaataaattaaaaaaaaaaagagtaaaaagaacgCCGCCcgatatttatgtgtatatatatatataaatatatgtacatatatatacacatatatatccacTGCTCCCGCGCGCGTTTTTTTAAGGATGCTCGAATGAAAGATATGAGAatggtgaaagagagagagggagaaaaagagggagagagagagagagagaggaaaagagagagagagagagagagagagagagagagagagagagagagagagatggaacgaACGACAGAATCAAATAAGAGACTGAGACACTTTACAAAATTGTTATTTCGTACTTACgcgaagatttaaaaataaaaaaggggacTTTTCCCTGGCCCACGTAAATTTTAGGATTTTGCGCGATAGCGATGAGgggggaggaaggaaggaggaggggggataaaaatgaagaaaaattaagcgaactaaagataaataaataaataaataaataaataaataaatacaaaaaaaaataaaaataaaaaaatgaaactttatGAAACAATACGGTGTAACGTAAGCGTACGCAATATGTTTATGAATGCGGTTTAGATGAGTGCATAGATGAGTGATACGAATGTCCGATACTGCTACAAAAGtgaacaacaacaaaaaatatttaaaaaaaaaaataatgataaaaaataaaaaaaaaagtaaaaaaataagcgaataaaagaagaaacaaggcCCGACAAAATTTCTGTTTTGGAACAATCCACACCGGTAATACCCTGAATGGCATGTTCTCGAAAACTTttgtttttcccttttttctgaAGAATCTGGGGCGTTGGGAGGAAGGAGTAGACATATTTAAgagataattaacaaaataggaaaaaagaaagaaagaaagaaagaaagagaaagaaagaaagaaaagaaagaaagaaagaaagcgagtgagagagagagagagagagagagagagagagagagagagagagagagaaagtatagtcaaagagattgaaagagaacGGATATTTCGAAAAACTTTCGTTTTCACgtttttgatatatatctgtgaaacaagaagaaaaaagattacctATATTGCATATTTAAGATATaagtgaacaaaaaaaaaagcatccAATACGCTATTGATATAGAACACaaagtgaatatatatatatatatatgagaaaaaatatattatatataaatatatatatatataaaaattgatatatattgaCGCTGTAGGATTACTCGCTGGGTGCATATTTTgctccgaaaaaaaaagaagggaaaaaagaaaaaacagaaagaaaacaaaaacaaaaacaaaaataaataagaaattggGGGATGGGGAAGGGTAAGGGGGAggggaaaagggaaagggagagggagagagagggagagagagagagagagagagagagagagagagagagagagagaggaagatgacGCGTTTCCCGTTCCGCTAGTTAGCGTGCGTCGTCGAAAGGAcgaaaacaaaagtaaaagttCTTCACGGTGGGGTGTGTTGCGTTTAGATAAGCGTATAAAGAAGATTTTAGAGAAtcgagaaaggaaacaaaaaggaaaaaaaaaagaaaaaaacataaaaaatgataagaagcAACCGTAGCTCGTAGTTATATTTATCGAGACGATACTCACACGGGAACGGATGTGCGTGACGGTAAATGCTatttgaaaggaaaaggaagaaaggaaagagagagaaagagagagagagagagaaagagagagaaaacggagCGCGAATCCATCCTGATTCGCATTGGGTATAGTCGTTTTAGAAAAGTATACGACCGTTTCATTCTAGTTATCCGAGAGCGACTACGAATATGCAGATATACTTACATGCGTATACATAAAAACACATTCACACataacacacatatacacaatcatacacgtatacacataccCATACAaaagtatgtatttacgtCCTATAAGAAAGAATCGTTTAAGAAGGGTTAAAAAGAgtctccctcttttttatcctctcGTTGATCCTcctactttattttttattattcttactgtgatgtgatattttcttttttatttttcctcagttttttttcctcttttatatatatatatatttatatatatatttatatatgtatatatatatatatatatatatatataacgactCTCTCCACTATAATGGTAACTATCAGTTATTATTTGTGCGACGCCGATAAAAAGATTATCaaagagtaaagagaaaaaaaaaaggaaaaaggaaaatacgaataaaagaaaactctGCGATCTTTTcgtgaagatttttttttcgttttcttctcatATCTCTCGTGCCTGCTACCGCGCCGCACATATATCTTCAtagtgtttctttttaatttttgtcataatctttttctttttcttttctttttttttgccttttttgatatcatctttctcttctttttttttttgatatatatatatatacagcaaCACGCTTCCCTACCCTCTCCAATCTCCTCCACTACACCGTTGATCATAACTACGCAGTCTCACAGTGTGTGTGTTACATAGTaagatttttctaaataaacgTCACGCACATTGGAGACCCATCCTGGTATTTACTTTTGTCATAGCTTCGagcagtaaaaaaaaatataccgtGTAAAATGACCTTCACGCGGCATGTTAGGAGTTCAATtcgaaaatagagagagagagagagagagagagagagagagagagagagagagaagaaaatgcgagatgatatatacatacattgtaATAATATGTACTTTCTTTCCAAAtgcaacagagagagagagagagagagagagagagagagagagagagagagagagagagagagagagagagagagagagagagagagaagataggaaaaaatagatagaaatagaacaTTCATACGTTTGATGTATTATAACGGAGACGAATAATATGCGAAACGATCaagtaaacgaaaaaaaaaataggggaAGAATGAATGGAAAAGAATCGTATAAGAGTCGGGATACGAGGTGAAAGGtcaatgtatattataaaaagtttctttccgAAAACCTGCGATCccgaatacatacatatatacaatatgtacgAAATACGCTGCGATTCCGCTTCTCTACGATAGTAGATTAAAATACCGAGCAAATTAAATAGATGACATCCTTTATTTATCAAAgacgaaataaaaggaagaataagaggaagaaaaatatgaacacGAGGATGAAGatataaatgaagaagaagaagaagatgatgatgatgatgatgatgatgacgatgacgacgatgatgatgatgatgatgatgatgatgataatgaaggtgaaaatgaagatgaagatgatgacgacgacgacgacgatgatgataatgatgatgattatgacgatgaaaaaaaagatgaagaagaaaaaaaaaacattgcgAAACTATTAGTCGAGACATAGAGGGGCGCACAcgttttttcaaacgataattatttaatcgcaCACGACGTGACACGTGaaacaaacatatacataaatacagatatacatacatggacacatacattattacatatacacacgtagaCGACCTCACACGTGTGAAATCGTGTATATGCGCACGGTAAAACGTGGGCGTCACACACGACGACATGATGTACATTTATactaatgagaaagaaagaaagaaagaaagaaagaaagaaagaaagaaagaaggaaagaaagaaagaaaaaaaattaataaataacataaataagCAGAATGCAATGCCAGCGGTCATACAGGATTGTGTTTATTGTAAATAGAGAGAATGCAGCACTGTACGTCAAagtttatcgttattatattatattatatattatattatattatattattatgatcattattattattattgctattattattattattatcgctattattattattattattattattattattattattattattattattatattattttattattattattatcatcaccaACGCGtgtaacatatttatttcaacaaGTTCTCTGGTCGttgatatcttttatatagtttaGTATTCAAGGCTCCTTCGTTCATTCGAATTCTTCGTTGGCGTTTGAAATAAGTACGTTGATATGTAATGTCCGATATTGTAACCAGACGATCgacacgagagaaagagaggcataaagaaaaagagaaagagagagtgagagagagaaatatatatatatatatatgtatacatacatacatatatatataatacacatttATACAAGTATGTTTTCTAGTCGgcgaaaattattcttttcttttcttttcttttctttttttttttattattcacttCGAAAGTATATATCTGTTTGATCACGAGCAAGAAGGATGAAGAACGGAAACGCAACGCACGAAAAAACAGACGAAATTTTCTTACGATTATAGTCGCCTTttttcatatgtatgtatgtatctatgtatgtatgtatgatgtatgtatgtatgtatatgatgtacgtatgtatgtatgtattatttcgAGTTAAACTCGAGAAACTTTTGTTAGTTAATTtaacacgtacatatgtatgatatatatgatcgatcgtcttcttcttattcttccttcctcttgcTTTTGATCGAATGAAGAAACAATTGCATTTACTATTTACTATTCTAATTTTGCGATATCAAATACAATGttattgtatatacaatacgtacgtattactttttttttgtttcgatatatgttatgtatgcgtgtatgtgtaacGAATTTATTGGAGAAAGTTAAAGGAACGAATAGTtagattagaaagaaagtgtTAAACAGCCGACCGAATtgtctgtctttgtctctttcactctctttctctttttctctttctttctccctctctctctctctccctctctcgttctctctctatctctctctatctctatctctctctctctttttacatttttcgacGAAACACAAATATAACCTAAGAGATAAAGGGAACGTGTTAAATCGCGAGACGacctttttttactctttttccttcttcttcttcttcttcttttcgtttcttttttctttctttttcttctttttttcttttttgttttcgtaatatttatcttctatCCCCCCTCCCCTTCTTGCGTTTTATATAGTCACACAGCtgcaaaggaaaaagaaccgTCACTCATTGTAGGccctcttttatttattacagatTAGCTAGTAAGATGACGTTCTACCGAAATATGATATACTTATAAATACACCCTATATATAGTGGAGTAAGCGTTaattacctacctacctaacCTATCCGTACTTAACGGAAGGACAGACAGATGAATCACGCAATCATACATTTAAGTTGCTACTTGGCACGTATACCTAAGTAATATACTAACATAAACAGTAtgcaataacaaataaatatgagaaaCGAATTGCTTGCTATCGTGTCCCATCTTATAATCCTAATTAAACATCATCCTTCCTTTAACTAAATATAATCTAACGTATCGAGTGAAAAGGAATAtcgtaagaaaagaattaactgTATAgctaaattcttttttttcttgtttcttttttttcaacgttttctttttttaactattgAATTCGTTTAGAatcatatgttttatatttactcagttacgttattattttatataattacgctcgaagaatgatcgataaaaatgaaatatttgattttttattatcttccaTTAAGAATACCTTGCTGATgcattcatttcattttgttataaCTTTGAACTTTCGAAGATGGCCAAGTAAGTATTTTAacaattatgtatttattaaaagaattataataaatttattataatttttaatacaatatgaattataatcaataatacgATGCATGAATAATCTTATATCTTAAATAccttaatattatatctaatgattaacttctttcttttttaaggtGTAGAAATGTTTTGAGTAAATTTGATATTGCGGCCTGTCCCTTAATGGCGTCAATAATTGCTTATGCCTTGCAGAACTTAATTCTGATTTTTGTGCAGATAATAACGTCATATTTTCCTGATGCGTATACAAATCTCTATTTACGGATAATGGatcatctaattttttttgcatatgTCGATTTGAGACAGGAGTAAAAATATCGTTGTCTGTATGATCCAAAACATCTGTATTATGCATTCCTTCGGTCTCCTTAGATTCTCTGCAAAATAAAACCATTCTTCTAAACGTTGTATTGTACgattcttgtatttttttttttttttttttttttttttttttatagaattatgaaaaatattatcatagataAAATTTAGATGCGTACAAAGTGATATCAGTTATCTTCTTTAGAATTGCACTTTCCTCGGATAAATATGAATCTCCATTCGTCGATGATGTCTTGTCAATagacttttttttacaacgcCAACCCAAATCAGGAGTAAAAACAATTTCCTGTATATCACTTGAACCATTAAAATCACTCGACGCAGTAGTagtttctttcgattctctaaaaaataatactaatcttataaataattatattttacatcaaAAGTGATATAATTGATTCAACTACGACACATACGAGCTTTCattaacgatatttttatcataatgaTATCCATATTCTTCGAAAACAGTTTCCAAGTTATCGACGTCTTcttttatagtattatatacatcTTGAGCCTCCTTAAGAAAACTATCCACTTCATTTAGTACATCTGGATTGGATACATTATTATCttgaatcattttatttatatcatcctgttagagattttttatataaatacaatgataaatttactttattgataaaatatttttgatatacaCAATAATCTTTACCTGCGTGCACTGAATAGacttttttaacatttttatatgttcTTCCGTCTGTTCTGTCAAATCTGCATAACCACCTACAAAAACGCGAGGTAGATGCCATAGTTCTTCTAATTCTCTAATGCCTTCATCGAGTTTACGTCCtatggaaataaatttatcgaaacgaaTAGTAGACATGCCATAAAAATTCTATCCAAGAACtcaatatttcgttttagTTTTAACAAAGTTTCGAACAAAATATACTTCACAAACTTTCTTAGCAATGGCCGTTTAAAAACTCTTCCAATTTGAAATCTTACGAACCGCGACATAACGTAATATAGAAAGAGTACTTATTTACGAATATTTCCCTTGCGCCATCTTGCATACAAATTAACAATTTCTcgcaaattatataatattgacgCGCGTATtagatttatctttttattaacattaccATAGGATTTAATTGACTTTACagattgtttcattttatttcctaCAAAGTTGAATATTcgtaaaagaggaagataaaatACGTTTTCTTAACCTACACAGAATCGGCCAATAGAAAATCGTATAAGATATTAATAGGGATTTTAAAGTAGTATGAAAAAATGGCGCCAAGAtggaatttcttttcaatgtcGCATTGTTAACAGCAACGTTTGTACGAAATACGAATTAATCCATCAAAAGTAATATATCGCATTAGTTcgaatatataagtattaaataaatgaagtgAAAATATGATCATTGAATTTGTTAGTGTTTTTGTTGAATTTTATCTAATTaggttaaatataaaatatcacaaTTGTTAGATACAAtgtaattgataaaaatgtcattttttaaaaaatagaaatagaaataaaaaaatttggaactatatatttttggCATACGCCGTGACTTcttttgttatatacatatgtaattatattgtaGTTTCgtgagattattattttatttacatattagcTTACATAGTTGTTTACATATTATAGATCTCATATTAAATGctatattacaattatcaattatttgatataaatagatatataagtagattattattatccttggTAATAGATAGATTTCATATTAAGCTAAGAAATGCGTGTACATAGCTATTTTGATaagaattattgataaatatagaatatatatgtaagcatCATAAATTGCAATGACAttagcagaaaaaaaaaataatgaagaaatttctgaagaaacaaagaaatctATACACtcggagaataaaaagattaaataattatatatgtgatattaatgaagaaatagaaattgaaTTAAACATTATAAAGATTAGACCAATAAAACTAATGTATTACATTTCATCACATTATAGtagtaaatgaaaatttcttaaatattattaacaacgtCGTATAAAAAACTAtggaaaatttacaaaattatgtattaaataccatcaaatatttttaaaaaactgATGTTAATAACAAACAAAGCATCAAAATGCTTAGAATTTCAAGATAATAATCAAGTCAactgtttaattaataaagaaacagaACAGATTACAGTAGGTTTATttgatgaagaaataaaaagtttattagCTTCTACTACTAAACATGATATTTATACAACACcataaaataatttgcttAATCCTAATATATAGccaataaatttgttaaaagaCAATAAGTTTGATCAAAAGTtagattgtaataataattcttcttgtCATACATCTAACAACttcattaaattatcataaatatgtGCAATAAACAAAATCCATATAAGTCATTAGGaaacaacaataatagaaAACAGAAGATTAAGTTATCAATGTAGAAGACCAAGtcttatattttgtaaacatTCTAATCGATATATCAACTAAACAGCTACTATTCTTAACTAGCAGAATAAAACTACAGAAAGATTtcaaattcaaaagaaaaaactaataaaaaaatcctACAAACTTCTTAttccaaataattttaaatgaagttgctcaaaaaagatacaaaagaactataataatataatcaaagaGATTTTGTCCAAgtatttatatctaaaaagTATTAAGATGTTTAGTTTTTCCAGATAATAATCA
The sequence above is a segment of the Vespula vulgaris chromosome 12, iyVesVulg1.1, whole genome shotgun sequence genome. Coding sequences within it:
- the LOC127067911 gene encoding uncharacterized protein LOC127067911 isoform X1 is translated as MSTIRFDKFISIGRKLDEGIRELEELWHLPRVFVGGYADLTEQTEEHIKMLKKSIQCTQDDINKMIQDNNVSNPDVLNEVDSFLKEAQDVYNTIKEDVDNLETVFEEYGYHYDKNIVNESSESKETTTASSDFNGSSDIQEIVFTPDLGWRCKKKSIDKTSSTNGDSYLSEESAILKKITDITLESKETEGMHNTDVLDHTDNDIFTPVSNRHMQKKLDDPLSVNRDLYTHQENMTLLSAQKSELSSARHKQLLTPLRDRPQYQIYSKHFYTLKKKEVNH
- the LOC127067911 gene encoding uncharacterized protein LOC127067911 isoform X2, which encodes MASTSRFCRWLCRFDRTDGRTYKNVKKVYSVHADVLNEVDSFLKEAQDVYNTIKEDVDNLETVFEEYGYHYDKNIVNESSESKETTTASSDFNGSSDIQEIVFTPDLGWRCKKKSIDKTSSTNGDSYLSEESAILKKITDITLESKETEGMHNTDVLDHTDNDIFTPVSNRHMQKKLDDPLSVNRDLYTHQENMTLLSAQKSELSSARHKQLLTPLRDRPQYQIYSKHFYTLKKKEVNH